A genomic segment from Amyelois transitella isolate CPQ chromosome 15, ilAmyTran1.1, whole genome shotgun sequence encodes:
- the LOC106135689 gene encoding uncharacterized protein LOC106135689, translated as MCAKMFLYSFYLFSLLWIGVPAEEEVSSPLRVAQCRATCLEKFAAPRPGGESSCLQVPDCFMCWENCELLQSNFQVWGALCEERDICFPGCKVACKFHTEAAKASQTQPVIHTKGEGVMRVSGALARWPPPAPRAASRPAPLVYVVMRRAAEGPWRQIIQTQALATRVPSNNEGALLRVLVVDPQGLVTIYSPDETWVAHDTNASNVEHKWTLKEISLIHQKVLVIGEIAWEPRIARGVYLVTWEVDGGGLKGNLFTDSTRVTLSLWPDTVYHIQVELVSRTPGVDNERSETMTIDTSRAQRVSTESVQDVQVSEGDRLMSVLVSSMRGERVPERVPDSELVLGCLSAMIAFGFAVLVAIVWRRKRRGTFPGTNVYVGSSSVLKRKLVEDFTPTAHCFQPVIAPETPSNEVANRDVVV; from the exons TTCGCGGCGCCTCGGCCCGGCGGGGAGTCCTCGTGTTTGCAGGTCCCAGACTGCTTTATG TGCTGGGAGAATTGTGAGCTGCTACAATCAAACTTCCAAGTATGGGGAGCCCTTTGTGAAGAGAGGGATATATGT TTCCCTGGCTGCAAGGTTGCGTGCAAGTTCCACACTGAAGCAGCCAAAGCTTCACAGACCCAGCCTGTGATCCACACGAAGGGTGAGGGAGTGATGCGAGTTAGCGGAGCCCTCGCTCGCTGGCCTCCACCCGCTCCCCGCGCTGCCTCCCGTCCAGCACCCCTCGTTTACGTCGTCATGCGACGCGCCGCCGAAGGACCATGGCGACAGATTATACAAACCCAAGCACTAGCCACTAGAGTACCCTCCAACAATGAAGGAGCCCTCTTAAGAGTTCTCGTCGTAGATCCACAGGGACTTGTCACTATCTACAGCCCAGATGAAACTTGGGTTGCCCATGACACAAATGCTTCGAACGTTGAACATAAGTGGACACTAAAAGAGATATCCCTTATTCACCAAAAAGTTCTTGTTATCGGAGAAATTGCCTGGGAGCCTAGAATAGCCAGGGGCGTATACCTTGTCACTTGGGAAGTTGATGGTGGAGGTTTAAAAGGAAACCTTTTCACAGACTCTACTCGAGTGACTTTATCACTATGGCCTGATACCGTCTACCATATACAGGTAGAGTTGGTTTCACGTACACCAGGAGTAGATAACGAGAGGTCTGAAACCATGACAATTGATACAAGTCGAGCACAGAGAGTTTCTACAGAAAGCGTTCAAGATGTTCAAGTAAGTGAAGGTGATCGCCTTATGTCAGTATTAGTGAGCTCTATGCGTGGAGAGAGAGTGCCTGAACGTGTCCCTGACTCAGAATTAGTCTTGGGTTGTTTATCAGCTATGATTGCATTCGGATTTGCAGTACTTGTTGCTATTGTCTGGCGACGAAAAAGGCGAGGTACTTTTCCTGGAACCAACGTTTATGTAGGATCATCATCTGTTCTCAAAAGAAAGTTGGTTGAAGACTTTACTCCAACAGCACACTGTTTCCAGCCAGTGATAGCACCAGAAACACCCAGCAATGAGGTGGCCAATCGGGACGTCGTTGTGTGA